The sequence GACATAGCACAGACGTTTCAGCCCCCTGTGGAGTCAGttaagattgttttttttttgaaaaatatgcCAAACATATACTGGTCTTGTTGGTGCCACAAGTTAAACAGGGTCAACTCGCACACCTTCTAAGATATTACTCTTATAGTATAATTTGCCTGGCTAAATTGGGACCTATGTTACTTAATTGGGCCTataactacatgacaaaatagggtcattggGAGAAAATTCATAGAAATCCcttatccaatatttatattaatgcccaatatacccttattaaattagtgcTAATTCGGATTATTCAataatgtttaatcaagttaatcctgaaattaactttcattaatcgataatcaaaacttgtaaaaaaaaaaaataatttttactcgatccagaatcggtttatattagGGCATTTGTAAACCGATTATGGGTTGAGTTTTATGCTTAGGAAgatgtaaacccagaatcggagtTTGATCAATACCCACATAACCTGATTCCAAAAATCGGGGCTTTTgtaatgcacatgtaaaccgattatgccttactttcagaaacaaactattcattacatagtttaggaaattagcccaCTACATACATATAGGACTCAATATGGGAATTCttgaatttgacacatcaaatgctcaTAATGAACCTCCGAGCATGTCGGTACAACTTcatatattctttgtggtgaatgaactttctttccccattacgaattctccatagcccgttgaaacgttccagctgaaattcaatgaattcttatatGTTAGTATGTGAACCAGTGTAGTTGACATGGGTATAAAAATGATagcattactcactttttccctaagaggagctcgtggatgatagtggtacaccatatttctaactattacgtactctcgcattgcgccttttatgtagttgaatcgaaaagccaagtctctccattttcGGTTATTGGGATTCgcggtacgcccgtaaaagaactctttaactctcttccaaaacattgaatagatttcattcagacgttcacggaacgtattagcaaaggatttaacgagacacaaatcttcaaagggttcccattccattttctaggctaagtgtgtgatgtgggagtggccaaagaggttgtccttatatgGATGAAGTcccaacggctattttttttaattcaatcCAAACAATCGGGATTTTgtaatgcacatgtaaaccgattctcaaagttacagaacttttcttcacCAAAATCGGAATACACATttatacatgtaaaccgattttaaaagttacagaacttttcttcttagcaatcggattacatataggtAGATGTAACCCGATTACGAAACTGAACATTTGGGAAACAGTCAGAATTGGGTTACATATTTttatatgtaaaccgattctgacagaAATAATGCCAGGATCCTCCATTTTTTCCACACacattaagtcattcataaactagaaacCAGATTAAGTCATTCACAGAATAAGAgtgtaaccaaacataattcgaaaataagtttaagacaagacataagttttgactccataattatccatactTAAAGTCATAAACATGAATAtaaccattcattcatgaacatccccaccacgaccacgtccaccaCGTCCTCGTTTACCAGGTTGGGCGatgctcgatgcaccttcagacaTCTTTTTTGGGGGGgatctcttcctcttcttctttggctcctcctcctcctcatcatcatcatcatcataatcatcatcctcctccccaaactttgcaccagCTTCTATATCTTCAAGACCGTTCAATTCATCAATCAACTTCTCATTGGCCTTCACATTTTCCCTTCCCTGATTTCTAGATTTGATTGGGTTATCAAGTGTCCGACTCGTCTTCTCTGTTTCAATTtcgaataacaaacattcaatatatAATGCTAAAACCGTTAACAAAATCGTAATTCAGTAACAATACACACCAAGTATTCGAGAGttgtatctttgtcctctatcatgggcctctcatctactcgtatcactcgagtatgcgaaacattgaggtaccACGACATGTAATCCGGAATTGCTTCGTCATCTGTTCGAGATGGACCAACCAAAGGATATTTGTGAAACGCTCTGTTATCCCAATAATCACATGATGGGAAAGGCCGGTGAACAATGACAATATCACTGTCATGTGCTTTGGTTTTTGTCTCATTGAAGTTGAAATCCTTGTGCGCCTTTGGGGTTTTTTGTATGTAaccgcattgtcttgcgactctcgacgggttgtacattacatatcctctttgtgcttcacggctttaccttctatgcttatcccggtaatgaacttcgcatcatttggagttatcaTCATTTTTTCAAGCGGAAGATGTAAAGTATATGTTTCCCCGTAGTATCTCTcggcaaaggcggaacaaaaagGTCTGTCGTAACCAAGGTGTCCCAAATTGTTGACCGCAGAAAGCAACCCCATAGAATTGACTAGATCGACCACTTCAGGAACTTCTCCACTGGTTGATTCATCAGCTATAAGTGGCCATTGCCTCATCTTACTCACTGACGTTCCTGGTTTCATAAGACGAACGACATGCTTGTGGTCCTATAAAACCAAACAACCACGAtggacaacaatcaaaacactacACGGATAATAATGTTTACATTACATGGCACAAGGTTTAGGTACTTACTATGGTATTGTATACGATGCCGGACCAACTTCCTTTGTAACCCCATAATACATTTCCTCCATCACCTGGTATCCCTAAAGGTGGATCATCAGGGCCGCGAGCAAACATGTTCATCTCGTGGGCATGTggtcactttcttcttctttggaactTCTTTCTTCTTACCTTTTCCTTTAGGGTCTCCTTTTTGGTCTTGTTGTTCAACTTCTTGTTCTTGAACGACTTCTCTTATCTCTTTATCACCTTccttatcaccttcttcttcatcaccttcactatcatcactttcactctcattactttcttcttcaccaccttccttgtcacgttcttcttcatcactttcactctcatcactttcttcttcaccaccttccttgccacgttcttcttcatcactttcactttcatcactttcttcttcaccaccttccttgccaccactttGTTCCTCATTAACTCCCTCATCACATTCTTCTTATTCAACTTGTTTGTCACCACCTTCTTATTCAGTAGGTGTTTCGGAATCAGATTCTTCATGTGTTGGTTGCTCCCCTTGtggtggtgggtcattgatgatGATCCCTTTGGCTTTACTCCCGTGCCCCTTGGGTTTCggtgggaagcattcaaatttttaACGTTTTTTCGACGAGGTCCCAAAGGCTTAGGAATAGCATGGTCATATTTCTTCGTATATTTCTTTACGACTTCATTTTTTTGCCTGTAGAATACGGATTTAAGCGACAAAAAACAATGGAATAGAATGCATTTTTAAAGTCAGATTAtataatcggtttactcgatatacatatgaaATATGATTCCAAACACATAAAAATAACAATTGGATTTTTGCAAGTGCTAATGCAAACCGATTCAcgaaatcggtttactcgatatacatataaagtccGTTTCTGAACTAAACAATCGGTTTTTGTTgagacatatgtaatccgattccaacAAAATAAGATCCGGGAAGATTGGATACAACAATCGGGCTATTTATACACTAACATTCCCCGATTCCTTTCCACATGCAGAACAATCGGACTATAAGTTTATGAACATAATCTGTTTCTAATAAGGATCGGGTTACTTCGTGATTAACGTAATCCGATTCTGTGAACactgaatttttttgatttcaaaattctcgatttctaacatattgcatgttactaaaacctagtttagaggattgggttgatagaaaagtacctaaTTCGACCCATTTTCTCCTCTTGTGCGATACGATCGGCTTCGGCTTGTTGTTGCACTTCCTTCATTTTATTTCGAATTGCTTGAACAAGTCCGGGATTGTCGGCACTAGAATGGTTCCTGTTAGTAGCATACTTAGTTCTTGTTGGTTTCGACATTTTatggaagaaagaaaacgattaatcgtttttgaaTCGTTCGATCATCGAcgattttttgtttcaaaaaaatggaaaaagaggGAGTGGAGGAGATGAATCGGTTTTTATGTTAGAAATAAAAACTGATTTTTGTTAGGTTTATTAAGGATTGATGGAGATGatttagtaatattaatatttttgagggtaattttggtagtttACATAAATATTAAACACCCCTTATCATTGTGAATTGGGTAGATGAAGTAATATATATGCCCCAATTTAGCCGGGATAATTTTTTAGCATCTGGTAGTTCCAACAAATTAGTGACATAACCATTGAGAAATCACTGAAGTTGTGCTATTTAATACTcgttgatttttcaatttcaattttgttgAGGGCCTTATGTAGCAAATACTTGTACAAGTGCAAGAATGCCACCATTAACGGTGCCGAAAACCGACGCTGGGAGATGTAAAAACGGCCATTAACGACTCATATAAGTCATCCTCAAGGACATGGGATAAGTACCACTTATGATGCAGAGAAACTGCCATCCTCGCAAGTACAAGATAGTTGACCATAAATATATGAGTAATTTCGAGAAGCCCGTCGATTGAGCTCATTTTTAACAATTGGTATCATCAAGCGGGAAGTCGCTAGAGTACAGGAACAGCCTACAATGGCGAGACTAACAGAATAATTGCGCTGAAATCATAACATGGTGCTTACTATAAGAGCTTTCCTATATACTCCTTTCGATCGATGGTTGATACCCAGATGCTTGCAAAGTTGACGGCCTCTAGGCATCATTAGATACTTCTTAACTGCGTTCCTAGTGGTGGTGATCTCTGACTAATTTTACCCAGTAATGTGTTTATATACTAAAGAATGCAACGCCATTATTGACAATGCTACTGCACGTTCTATATGcaaaaacaaatctttctcatatACCTTCTAAAAAAAAGAGGATGAACTGCTTTGACATAAGAATTTAGCTTAAGTGCGCTCATTTTTGAATAAGCTAGCCTTGCTTAGGTAATTCAGAGAGAAATCAGATGTAAACAATAACATAGACTATTAGGTTCTGTTCGAGTACCTTTTATCTCCCTTGATCTGCTAGGAAAAAGAGAACAAAACTATACTTAATATTTTTGTATTGCATAAATCGCATAGAAATTCGGTGCCGTTTATGGTTTCATGATAATGAAAATAACTAAGAAAGGATAATATTCTACTAAACCCCTGTTCGTAAATACATAAGCTGAATATGGTAAGTTATTTCTGTTACCTAACTTTCTAAAAGCATCAAAATCAATTCCTGTCGCTCCTTGTATGAAGGTAGGGatgtaaattgggccgggccgggcagcccgacctatttattaaatgggacggtatagggcgggccggaacatttcttatccatgaaattaaaagggccggACGGGCAGGAttatttatctacagttagtacccatggcctacccaagtctgttttgtaatttgggctcgggcgggtagggccgggagggccttgaatattacaaacaaatatatatatattatacatatatattgttaaaaataaaaagaaaatagtaataatacacaagatttacttaaaattaataatcaaatacgagaattgagatgggaataagataaaccaaacttcctataatttttcctgaattgaatcatcagaaaaggaaacttccttagattttgctcaatattttctctatatggttaacaaaattagactccaatggaataaaagttaagaaatacatatgaaaactatgagggttgactgtattaagtatatgtaccaagtatattctaggataaaacaaatgagaacagtcacttagagcaactgcagtggacgagtaaacccaaatatttggtccagtGGGCTGGCGCAGTGGGATGgactatcgatcaaaatttgatcaaagagtaaaaaccagaccaaatttggtcggcgaccaagaccaaaccaaaaTATAGTCAGGCGTTTATATAATCTCCGCCTACACCACGGACGTTGATATAGTCTACGCCACTCATCAGGCACTCGTATAGTTAACGCCCAACGAACAGGCGTTGGTAAAATgtacgcctggatggggcgttggttaaatgtacgccccgtcgggcgtacgtaaagttaacgcgggcaacaggcgtttatatagtcaacgcctaaagttttaaaactttaggaaatttgcttggggcgttgtctttatcaacgccccattttattttattttttttatttttgaacccgggcgaacgtataatctccgtcccacacaccaggcgttgctataattcacgccccataccaggcgttatctttatcaacgccccatgccaggcataatctttatctacgctggacgatgaagcggactttatatcaacgcgcgaccaaatttactcgtcacccgctacgccacaggacggactaaacccaaatatggtctttttttttagtctttggtctttagttatactcgcaccactgtgaaCGCTCtaggctaggtaaatggataacactggcgggtagcattgacgggataatagggagggtattgTGCCGGGCAAGAAAATTTAAATTGTGGCATGTgcccgccctcttatttaaatgggctaggtcgggCCAGCCCGTAAAAGGCCACGGTCACCCGTGGAGTCATGGGACACGGCGGACGGTACTGGGCCTCGGGctgccgggcaaaatttacacccTATATGAAGGTTTGTAGAGAAAGATGTGCGCTGGTTTTTTCATCTTAGTTAGAAAGAAATCACGCTCCCTAGGAAAATAAGAAATAACCTGAAGTTCATCGTACTGCAAGTTGTAAACTTGAAGACCATTCCCACTTTACCAGTACAGAAATATCTGATTAGAGAAACTGAAGATACGAGTAGGAGGTATAGTAGTACTGTCAAATCAAAAAACAGCAGGAATCTGGTGATGTTGTGCGAGTTGAATTTTTCACACGAACATTAAAACACTCCTCCTTAACCCACTTGGATTGATCCTTcgatacatacaaatgaaatcttacaacaacagcagcaactacTACTATCGTGATAATGACGTCGATGAAAATACTCACCTCTATTCCCGCATTTGGAGTACatattgatgatgataatgttacaCGTTCGAGTATCTGACTGCACACCTGCTCGAATCACTTGCCTGAGGTAAATCTTTCCACCTGCAAAATCCAATGCTTCTGTAACTCTTTGCAACTGATATTGCGAACCCGATGCCTCTGTACCACCTGCAAAATCCACTGGAGCTCTGTGTGACAACTGTTCTTATGGTTCAGATTTAGTAATGGATGGCCTCTATGAGGAAGGCAAAAACAAGTGGAATGTTTCTGAATTTCCCAATCAAGGTTTTCATAATTTGATCAAAAGAACAAGTATTCTATACACCGCTTATAGAGGTCAAAAGCTTTTCTAACTAATCAACTGACGTCAAACGTTTCACTTTCTTGTTTCTTTGAGAATAACTAAATATAATCCTTTTATAAAGGATCAATCAGATCTCTTAGGGGGGTCTTCCGGCTGTTGAAAGTTAGGGTCATCTTTCCCAGACATAACTTGCTGTATGCCTTCTTGATACCCTTGTATGAAGCTCTTGAGAGCATCCCTATAAGAAGATGCCCTTGTCATGTAAACACGTTGTAAAGCAGGCCTTAGAGTTTCCATTCCCCCTCTGGCAGCAACCGCTGTTTGTTTAACACGATAAGAAACTAACATAAGAGACAGGCTCGTAAAGACATAAACCAAAAAACTGGGCCCACCGCAttaaacaataaatgataagttTATCAGTATTAAAAAACCAGTAAATTGTTAGCAAATATCTGAATGCAGTCTATAAGAGAAGCCCACCAAGATCCTCCAATGTGGAAGGTTCTTtatcttttgttgttgtatttaCTCCATCACGTTTATCTGTGAACTCATCATCCTTTTTGTAGTCATTTGGCCGAAGATCGGGACCGATATCCCTTACCCAGCTTGCTGCATAGAGCCTAGATGCTTGCTTCAAAATCTATTGCACAATAAACAATCTATAATAACCACCAAATTCCTACacatttctagcaaaccaaaATGACGCATCCCAATAAGATTAAACTTGCTATCGCCCATATCTGTAACAGCTAAAAGCACCCAAAATCAAGCTAACATTAACTGAGAAATCTTCAAAAGTGACTTTCATGGGCGGGACATAAAAGAAAGAAGCAACCTCACACAACATAACAATGGTTACGACTATTACAAAGGCTTTAAAGAGAAACAGAATACTTACATAATATCGTTCCTTCCAAGTTAATTTTCTTCGCTTTTTAATTTGAGGGGGATCAGGCAAAGATGAAGGGAAGGCAATTTGTTTCAAATCATATCGAACATAATTATATGCTTTCCAGCACACGACCTTCAACTTCATTTTGCTGTATGATAACCCTGGACGAGAACCCATGAAAAGAAAAATGATCAAATAGGTATCCCTGCTTTTTTTGCGTCATGACAAACTTAGCTAGCATCAAAACATACCAACACTATGTAATTTCAAGATGTATGATAACCCTGAACGAGAAACCATGAAAAGAAAAATGATCAAATAGGTATCCCTGCTTTTTTTGCGTCATGACAAACTTAGCTAGCATCAAAACATACAATCACTATGTAATTCAAGAAAAAAAACCCACATTTTTTTGGGTTTCAGTTCGTTCTACTTCCAAGAATTTAACATAATTATACACACATATTCAAACAACTAGGGGAAGGAGCTATTAACTTTCAATGATCAGCAGTAAGCAATTTGGAACAATAAGAGGAGAAGGTCTTGAGTTAGCGATTATGTTGCATGAGATGCGACGCAAAGGATTCACATCACATTATGGAATATGGATTTTAATATTCCTATGTTACATTTTCCAGTCACTTCATATAAGTGGCATATCATAGCTTCTAAACCTTTCTCTCTTTTATGTTGTATAAGCTACGCCAAGTCCTACTGCAAAACCTTACAATATAGTGTCCAAATACTAATGTCATTATCTGTGTGACGGGTCTATGGGAAAGATGTATACCTATCGTGAATGTATAATCCTTGGAACAGCAACAACCACAACCTACAAAGTTAACTGGATCCTGAGAAACTTGGCGGACAGTGGCCTGGAACTGCAATCACTTCTATGACGAGTTCTGCGAAAGGCTTGATGTGCCTTATAAAGATTTTAGTAGTTTGAACTAGTATTTCGTTTACTCTTCTAAGCCCTAAATCACAAGACAGTGAGGGTTTAAGAGTAACAACTAACAACAGTATAAACCGTTACCTCGTGAATTTTCTGATGAGCCAATGAGTCCCATCCAGTGACCTAATTTTATGTGTGGCAAACAATTAAGCTAATAACAACCATCGAGCACCAATTTCGTAAGCCTAACTAGTACATATGCACAGTACTAAATTTAACAGCGTGTTTGATTCGGATTTCAAAAATGGTTATGGTTTTCTCTGTTTTCTAGCATTTTCAGTAAATaacctttttttcttgttttcatcaACTATCTGAACATGTTTAGTATACACTTTTTTAAACTTACCTTGGTCTGCGTATCTGAAAGCGTAAAGAATCCCAAAATTTCCCTAACATGCTCTGGTATTAATGGAATTCCTGAGCTCCTACTGATTCTTTTGGAAAATGGTTGGATTGACCAGAATCTCGGGTCCCAGAATATTAAACGGACACTAAATTAACCTGTTCCAGGTGATCAAGCTCTTATTGACAGTGTCATATTTAGTATCTGTAAACTAGTCGAGGACACCAAAGAGATTCTTATTCCACGAGTGGCTTACAAGCCTTATGGTTTTCGCTTTTTTTCAACTCATAGATTTCAGCCCCTTAAAAAAAATCAGCCTCAAAATTTGAAGTGAGTAAGTTTAGATTTAACCAGGTCAGTGCCTACAAACACTTTAAGGCATCTGATAAAGCTATAGATATGTTATCCTACAAGATATACAATGATTGAATCCCAAAAATCGAAATGCCAATACAAGCAGGTAGTTAAATGGGCTATATCTGGAAGAAAAGGCCACTCGTGTTGAGGGCTGGTTTAAAACTCACAGTCGTACTCTTGAGTAAGTGAGTCTAAAATGCTTTTCTTCCCAGTTAGGTACAGTTTCCTGGTTCAACTGTAATTCAAATTCCAATAGCTGCAAAAGATCCGTAATTTCCAGCTATAATAAGTGTCCAACGCAATTAAGCAGGTGATGTTCAAAAAAAATTTGACATTGTAATTAGCCATTTACGATTATTCGTGTAACCGCTTAAGTAGGTTACACTGAAGCTCCGCAACGACCAACAAATGGTGACACCCTTATACTTTATTTACTGAAGAGCTAAGCTGTGAACAATGAGTCAGATCAGTTCATCTGATCCTGGAGGAGATCCAATGTTTGACTTTGATAGGTTAACTTTTGACAGATAAATATATGAAAACATGTAAAATATGACAAATTAAACTCAAATGTTCTTATCTCTGCCAACAGATGATATAGTACTACCACGACTGCCACATAACTATAGAGCAACTGTTGATTAAAATTACCATGTAAACTTTGAGAGAGATACCTTTTTAAGCCGCTTCTACCATAAGCTCTAAAACTTCACCTCGTTTATCACGACTCACGACTATACCGGCTCTGTGAATAGAAATATATATCATGTTTAAGTACGTCCGCGGCATTTCTAGTGTATAATCGTAAGATATCATTCATCTTATCTGTAATAGTGTTTGAGAAAAATCATACTAAAAAATCATGTCTTCAAGCACCACAACAATAAAATCGATTCACTAAAACAATAATTCAAATTTCCTAACCACCCCAGATATCATAATCTTGGAAGAAACTATATCTAGATGAGTAATTTTATTAAACAGTATGTGTAAATCCAAAACTCATTTGTCCTCAAGGACCTAAAACCCTTCGAATTCCAACAGAAGAGACAGACACTCGGACCAATTTTTTAGGCGCCGGATATAGGGAATCTTGAGCATTATATCTACTGTTGAAGGAAAAGTTCCCTTGTTGGTCAACTGGTAGCAGGGATTTGAGAAATGTAAATGTGAGTGTCTGTTGGGGATCAAATCAAGTAATACCAGAAACCCTTTTTATTATAAAGATGAAAGAGACGGTCATGGAAGAGAAATAGACGGAACAAGAAAAAAATTAGATGCATAGAGTTAAAAATTACCTGAACTCTGAGAATCCTATATGATAAGTCCTTAATCACAGATCTTTCATCTACAAATGAAGTTCATCGGAATCCCAAATTTATACCGGAATTATGAAAATGGCAAGCTCAGCAGTGTAATCACAGTAAAAGACCTGGAAAACGCATGATTTGAGCTTAGGGTTTATCCCAGCTGTCTTGTTTTTAGTCCGTGAAAACCTAAGGGCTGCACAGGAACCGTCCCGTCCCATGAAACCGTACCGGTACCGTCCCGAAATCGCGGTCAgatgggacaggtacaagtaccaaaaactGGTACCGTGTCTAAAGTAGGTACAAGTAACGGTTCTAGGCTATTCCCGTCCCGTAGTATCGAGGATTTT is a genomic window of Papaver somniferum cultivar HN1 unplaced genomic scaffold, ASM357369v1 unplaced-scaffold_137, whole genome shotgun sequence containing:
- the LOC113334472 gene encoding uncharacterized protein LOC113334472 translates to MKLKVVCWKAYNYVRYDLKQIAFPSSLPDPPQIKKRRKLTWKERYYILKQASRLYAASWVRDIGPDLRPNDYKKDDEFTDKRDGVNTTTKDKEPSTLEDLAVAARGGMETLRPALQRVYMTRASSYRDALKSFIQGYQEGIQQVMSGKDDPNFQQPEDPPKRSD